CACATCGCCCTTCACCGGCAGCCCGGCTGCATGAGCATCCCGTATTGCATTGAGCGTGACTGCCGAGTAACCGCCGATCCGCGTCGTCAGTCGCCTCGTGCCGTTCTCCACAGAGACGAAGAAGGCATCAATGTCATCACCTTCCTGCACGCGGCATGTGCCGTCTTCGTTCATGAATTCACTGAGGTCTATCACCCCTTCACTCTTACCGCCGAGGTCTATATAGACGAGATCTCTCGAGATGCTCACCACCCTTGATCTGACCTTCTGGCCCGGCTCAAGCCACTCAGAAGGGCCTGCGCTCTGCTCGAGGAGGAAAGCGAAGCTTTCTTCGTGGTCACCGGCTCCGGTGGTATTCAGGATATGGCCTTCAATCTTTTCATTAGACATGAAGAGTACCTCTCAACGAATGTAGATTTGCCTCTCGACCGCGCCCTGCGCTCATTGCTCTGACAGACGGAGTGGTCACGAAACATGGCCCTTGAGTTTACTTGATTTTGAATCCTTGAGTCAATGTTGCAAGCACTTCGGCATCTCTGCTGCTGTCAACGCCGGGCGTCGAAGTTCTCCATCTTTGCCGCCAGCACCTTCCATTCGTACTCCTGGAGGTTCCTCACCAGCCTGTTCAGAATGCCCTGCCTGAGTGCAAGAGTCTTATCTTCCGGCGATGTGATGCCGTGGTAGGGCATGAGGGCAAGGAAAGCCTGGTCTTTAAAATCAGGGATGGGCATCAAAACATCCTGCCTTCTCGTGAAGAAGGGGTCTTCGCCCTCTTCACAGACCCTGCCGAAGACGATGAACTGCCGGCAGGCCATGGGCCGCATCGGATAGACGGAACAGTTCTTCCTGATGAGGAAGGGACAGGGTGGTTTGCCAGCGTGGGCCAGGAGCTGTTCTTTCAGAATCCGCCGGTCATCGCCTGCCATCTTCTCGATGCAGTACCACGAAAGACCGGCGAGTTCAAGGGGATAAAGCGGGATGTCGGTATGCATCCTGCAGCAGGCGTCGCATGATGCCTTGCACGCTACGGGGCGGTTTGCGCGCCTCCTCTCGCGATTGAGAGCTACTGCGACGCCGGTGTCGATAGCCTCATATGCGTCGAGGAGGTGCGGAAGCCAGGAGAAACGGACTTCGTCTTCCGGAAACGTGATCCGCAGGGTCGTCTGTCTCGTTTTGGGTGTGCTCCGTTTTTTCATATGGTATTAGACTAACCGATCCTCATGAGAATGTCGAGAATATTGATCCCTTCACTCTCGTG
Above is a genomic segment from Thermodesulfovibrionales bacterium containing:
- a CDS encoding S1 RNA-binding domain-containing protein, with protein sequence MSNEKIEGHILNTTGAGDHEESFAFLLEQSAGPSEWLEPGQKVRSRVVSISRDLVYIDLGGKSEGVIDLSEFMNEDGTCRVQEGDDIDAFFVSVENGTRRLTTRIGGYSAVTLNAIRDAHAAGLPVKGDV
- a CDS encoding YkgJ family cysteine cluster protein, whose protein sequence is MKKRSTPKTRQTTLRITFPEDEVRFSWLPHLLDAYEAIDTGVAVALNRERRRANRPVACKASCDACCRMHTDIPLYPLELAGLSWYCIEKMAGDDRRILKEQLLAHAGKPPCPFLIRKNCSVYPMRPMACRQFIVFGRVCEEGEDPFFTRRQDVLMPIPDFKDQAFLALMPYHGITSPEDKTLALRQGILNRLVRNLQEYEWKVLAAKMENFDARR